The genomic region taaaaatatatacttaAACCTCTGTATTGACATGAGATAGGCAGTGACAACCTCATTTgctgcatccctgggagtgAGGCCAGGCTGACCCCACGGCCGCTCTTCAGGGAGCTGCAGTTCCCAGGTTCTGCACCCTCGGCGCCGCAGACAGACGGACGTTGTCCCTCCCGCTCCACATGGTGGACACGGGATTCTCCATGGAGTTGTCAGAGCTGAAGTAGGGAAccctccaggcacagcagcactgcagcttccTCACCTCGCAGCGGAAGGTCTTGCTGAAGATGTAGTAGATGAAAGGGTTGTAGGCCGTGGAGGACTTGGCAaacaggcagggcagcagcgtCACCACGGGCTGCAGGGAGTCGCTGGAGTTAAAGATGGACCAGAAACTGGTGGCTGCATAGGGAGTCCAGGAGCTCAGGAATCCCACTGAGATGAGCACAGCCATCTGCAAGGGAACAGAGCTGTTTGCAGCTGGACAGACAGGGCTGGATGCCCTGGCACGCGAGGTGTGTGTGGGACACACCTGAACTGCAACACCGAAAGCTGGGCTTGCTGGGCCCTTGTGACAAGAGacacctggaggggctggagcgtgtccagagaagggaactgagctgggaaagggcctggagcacaggtctgatgaggagcagctgggatgttggggaagatgaaacaggaaagccttctAAATACAATTGCCTGGCAAaggattttgagaatatagaaactataagtgagattgaaatgaaagctttgagataccttaattactgaacaactggaaaacaatggtgtggctggctgaaggtaatccccttttgatgaaacaattccctctgcttgcagacagctccaagggtcagagcagacagaCCCtaccagcttggcagaaggggcccaaagaggagtttttagggtttaaaatgtaacacagtatggtaatgtaatgttcttataggctgtatgtaaatgctgtaggatttgtatcttgtactagattggttagtgagaattagaatattcagcacagaagaagatttatggtattgtaacgagaacctcgctctcttaccctttggctctcttaccctttttcgctcttaccctctcatcctctctccccctctcttctctcaggcctgctctgagctgtgcctggcagctcccagcagggccctgcacccaggccctttgcaataaaccccagtTCCAccacctggcttcagagatctctcatctccatccatcccgACTGTCCTACCCCCAATGCTCCTACActgggggagctcagcctggaggaaaggagactCAGGAGGACCTTATCACTCCCTACAACTCCCTGGATGCTAGAGCCAGGTGAGGAtcaggctgtgctcccaggtAAAAATTgaaaggacaagaggaaatgccCTCAGGTTGCACCAGGGGgtgtttaggttggatattgggaagcaTTTCTTCATGGGAGGGGTTGTCAGTCATTGGGACAGACTGCCCAGTGCAGTGGTAGAGTCACTGTAATtagcaatattaaaaaaatgtgttgCTATGGTACTTAGGGGCATGGTTAAGTGGTGGACTTGTCAGTGCTGAATTAATGGTTGGACCTGATGATCTTAGAgaccttttccaaccttaataatTCAGTGATTCTATGACTGGCCTCTAGAAAGCTTGGATCAATTCTTCTTTTCCACAAGAAATGCACAACTGAAGTccatatttggaaaaaaaaataatatattaatactTAATATTAATCTATTAAAATCCTGTTTCCACACAGAATTTCTGTATAGGTGTCTGTAATCCCATGATTCTGTGAGCTGTGCATGAGCAGAGCCAgctctctgccagctcctgatTACTGCACACTCTTCCCATCACAGGGATAACTCACCAGGGTCAGCTTTTTCTCCAGTTTGGCTGCGTTGGGGATCCTGTCAATATTCTGGATCTCTTGGTATGCTTTATGAACCTTCCAGGCAATCCCCAGGTAACAGGCAACGATGGTCAGTGCAGGCAGCACCGTGCACAGGAGGAACATGCTCAGGATGAAGGAGAAACCATTGGAGGAGTTGTGGAATTTGCTCCAGGCTATGGTACAGGAGATGCCAAAGGGCTCAGGGCCGTAGTAGCCCCAGCCCACCAAGGGCAGGATGGCCCAGAGCAAGGAGTAGAGCCAGATAAAAGCAATCAGGATGCAGACAGTGCTCTTGGTGATTTTGCTACCTGCAAGAAAGAGGAAGAGCAAGCATGAATGGATCCCATGCCAGCCACAAGGGGGTTTGCCATAACTTCTCCTTAGACAGAAGGATGGTGGCTCCAGACacacctgggctgctgctgcaggtcccTAACCTTGGGGCTTCTAGAGAAGCATTGTCAGAGGATTGGATGAGACCTGAACACAGCCCTCAGTGCTCATCTGGAGCTTAAAAAGGCAGGGAGCTTTACCAGATCAATTTCACCTTGAATGTGCAGTGGTCCCAGCCCAGGAAAGCCAGAAGAATATTCCTTCCTTTAAGTTCCAGTGTATCTGCTTGGATACAAATAGGAAGGGAAGGCGGTTTTGTCAAGGAAAACATTTGTGCTCTCCATTTTCAGGTAATTTCACTTGGAAAAACTGAGAAATGAAAAACCTCACTGCTTCATACAGAATTTAATCAGGTCCTGCTGGGAACACCAGGATTTGACACTGCACTAAAAGCTGAGGTTTATTCTGCTGTTACTGACCTGATAACCCACGCCGCATTCCACAAagcacctcccagagcagcccagcccaaacacagcagcaccaggtgACAATATCGGTGATTTACTCACTGTTGGATTTGGATGAGTTGGTGACGAGGAATCGAATCACGGCCATGGCACACAGGGTCATCATGCTGCAGACCCCAAAGAGGAAACCCATCAGGGCATAGTAGACACAGGaggtgtctccccccagccagGCATGGTTCCAGGCAGATGCAATGGCCAGGGGATACATGCTGAGGGCCATGCCAGTGTCTGCCACCGCCAGGTTCACTGTGAGCAGCTCGGGTGGCTTCAGCAGGGACGAGCGTCTCACAGCCGTGGCAAGGACGGCTGAATTCCCAAGGATTGTCAGGATGGCTGAAAGGGAAGGACCAACACAGACAGGAATATCACACGGTTAACACACCTGGGAAATCCACTGGAAGTTTGTGAAGTGCCTGAGAGGGGCTACAACAGAGCTGAGGAGGGACTTCTTATAAGATTATGTAGTGATAAGGAATggatttaaactgaaagagagcaggTTTAAATAAGATATTAGAtgttcttccctgtgaggatggggaggccctggcacagggtacCCAAAGAAGCTGTGACTtctccatctctggaagtgtccaaggcagggtaggacagggcttggagcaatctgggatagtgggaagtgtccctgcccatggcagggtttggAATGTCCTGTCACTGCCTGCCCATGTGAAAAGTCACTTTCTGTCTTTTTTATAAGTTCCCTTTAAGTGCTGGAAGGCCAAAATGAGGTCTCCCTGTAGCCTTTTCCAGAGAgaacccccagctctcccagcctgtctccagagtgaaggtgctccagccctcagagcatctttgtggcctcctctggacccacTCTAGCAGGTCCACGTATTTCTTCCACTGAGAAAGAAtctcctcccttctccttcctgctgAAGTACTCCAGCCATCCTGGCCACCTGTCCCCTGCATTTCCCAAAGCCTTCCCTCTGTGTGACCCCCTCACCTCCAACTGGAGCCCCAACactgggctctgagctgcctgggTGGTGGCCATGTGCTGcctgggcagctcagagcccttgCTGGTCCCTGAGAATTAGCATGACTGTTCTGGTGGCTCTGAGAGCAGTGGGGCCATGGGAGTTGTTTAGCCAGGGGCTGCAACAGACCCAGAGCTTGCTTTGCAAAAGGAGCTGTCAGACATACATTATtcagctgtgccacagggcTTCAaagtgctggtgacagcagtgcCAGAAGTACACGCACCAAACAactcattttctctcttctttctagTGAACATGGTGCTGGAGCAATATTTTGATGAAAGGTTTTCCTGAGAAGGAGTCCTCTAAAGTCAGATGTGGAAGAGGGAGACAGGAAAAGGTTCTGTCCTGTTCCCTTGTGGCTGTGAATGCAGGAAGGCTGCATTTGCCCACAGGTACCACTTAAAGTGCCCACAGAAGAGTTAATAGAGGCCCATGCAATAAAGTGGAATAAATCTATTGGCATAAGTACAAAATCCTCGGAGGTGTCAAGAGGAAGGCTAAACTGAAATGGGGACACCAATCTGAGACCGTCTGTCGCTCCTTCATTCCCTTTCTGACCCCACACCTTCATTTGCCACCTCTGGATGCCCTTGAAGGGCTCCCTGAGCTCTCAGGTCTCTGTGTCTGCACACATGGGATGATGCCCAGGGGGGCttggctggcagagcagcctggggctcaGTGGGCAGAGCTCTCTCCACAGGCTGGgacatggaaccatggaatcatTGAATCCTTTGGACTGGAAAacacctctaagatcattgggTCCAACCACTCCCCAGCACTGACCAGGTCACCTCTAAAGCACgtccccaaatgccacatccacTCAGCTTTTAAATcctcccagggatggtgattccaccactgccctgggcaacctgttccaatgcttcacagtcctttccatgaagaaatgtttcctaaaatccaatctaaacttgccctggtgcaacttgaggcaatttcttcttgtcctgttACTTCTTatctgggagcagagcccgacccccctggctgtcccctcctgtcaggagtttTGCAGAGCCACAAGGACCCCCCTgagctccttttctccaggctgagccccttccccagctccctcagcccctcctggtgctccagacccttccccagctcaattcccttccctggacatgctccagcccctcattCTGTTTCTCACGGTGAAGGTCCCAAAACAACATCCTCAGgcttcaggaggaaaaatgaaCCCAATTCACTTTCTTTGGTAAGAGCCCAGCCCTTACACAAGATGCAGGAAGCAGCTTTGTCATCAGAGGTGACCCCCAGTCCCTCCTTCCCCTTGACAGAAGCTCTTCCCCtccatcccacagcctggctggcacaggacaCAACCATAACTGTGGGACAGTGACCAAACAGCTGGTGGTGAATGCTGCCACCCATGCCCAGGCCTTGTTCCTAATAAAAAACATCATTTCAGGGCACAAACCTGCAGCCCCAGTGAGTGGCAAAGCTATGGATAAATACAGCACCTGATTCAGTTCAGCTCACTGCTTTATTTCTGAGAGTCCCCGCAGGATGCAGTGAACCTGGCTGCCACACAGGGCTCTGGATCCCTGCTGGAAGCTGTGCCTGGATTTCAGTGCCTCAGAGTCCTTTAGGAGAGGTGTGAGACTGCAGCATGGTGGGACACAAACATGGGGAgctccagcccccagcccttTTTTGCTGCCCCTTCCCATTGTGCCTTAAGTGCATCTATGTATCTGCATTTCTGAGAGATGGGAGCTGGCATCCTGACTTGGAAAAGCCCTTCATTTTTTGTAAACAGGGATTTTCTCACCCTGagttgtgctctgctgtgcagaaCAAGAGGAAATAAGAAGTGCTAAAGTCTAGCACTTCTGCCCAGAGCCTCAGTATTAAAGCACATGAAAATATAGGTTTGTCTTTCTTATGTCAAACTGAGTTTGTAAGAGAGTTGAAGGAAGGACTCTTAGGAAAAAATCAGGTGGAAAGTATGCCTAAACAAGTTCCACTCCTCTCCAAATCCACGAGGGTAGAAAAAAAATGCCTGTGTACATGCAAGAAGCAGACAAGGAAGAACACACTTAAGCAATGGGCTGGTAGCTATCCccacttttatttaattttcaatctgcctgcagcagggcaaACAGGCTGCTGCAAACCCCAGAACTGCTGTTTGGAAACCCTTTGCTGTTCTGTAGCAGTGCATCCTGCCCAGACAGAGCAGAATGACACCTCTCCCACCCCGGGCCAGCCCACAGCTGCTTCCCCCTGACCAGGCCCATGgatggagctgccctggctcagTTCTCAGGGCTCAGATGCCACAGAAAGTGACAGAAAACTTATTTCAAACCCTGGTGATGCCACAGAGGCAAATTTGTGCTGGCCATTCTTCAGCACCAAAACAAGATTCCAAATCCAAGAGTGGAGAATAATCCTGGCTGCCAACCAACTCCAGGGCACTAAGCAGGGGAAGCTGTGGGGAATACTTGCTGCCATTTCCCTCCAGGTTCTGCTGCCTGaccacagcacagacagggaaTCCCTGTATCCTGTTCCCTGGCTCCAAGCAAACCAGCAGGCTGTGAACTCACCTATGATGAGAAGAAAGACCCCAGCTCCATAATCCACTACTGGGTGGAGTTTGGAAATGTACTGCTCCTCCATGGTCCCTTGGGGAGATGCCTGAAGGTTTTCAATCAAAGGTGAAGGCGCTGCAGGAGCAAAGAGCTCGTCCTCATGGTTTGCCTGCTGCAGgtcagggctggtgctgggtgctggcagtgcagggacccttctgctgcctccttgTGCTGCCTGTGGAGTGGAGGGCAGAAGCCTGGAGTGAGAGGAAGGGTTTTCCCCCGGGAGGCAGAGTGAGAGCCAGGCAGAGCCGCTGCCAGCGCGATCCCGCCTGCCTGGCTGGCAGAGCATCTCTC from Agelaius phoeniceus isolate bAgePho1 chromosome 3, bAgePho1.hap1, whole genome shotgun sequence harbors:
- the LOC129118952 gene encoding opsin-5-like, producing MEEQYISKLHPVVDYGAGVFLLIIAILTILGNSAVLATAVRRSSLLKPPELLTVNLAVADTGMALSMYPLAIASAWNHAWLGGDTSCVYYALMGFLFGVCSMMTLCAMAVIRFLVTNSSKSNSSKITKSTVCILIAFIWLYSLLWAILPLVGWGYYGPEPFGISCTIAWSKFHNSSNGFSFILSMFLLCTVLPALTIVACYLGIAWKVHKAYQEIQNIDRIPNAAKLEKKLTLMAVLISVGFLSSWTPYAATSFWSIFNSSDSLQPVVTLLPCLFAKSSTAYNPFIYYIFSKTFRCEVRKLQCCCAWRVPYFSSDNSMENPVSTMWSGRDNVRLSAAPRVQNLGTAAP